A portion of the Gossypium arboreum isolate Shixiya-1 chromosome 8, ASM2569848v2, whole genome shotgun sequence genome contains these proteins:
- the LOC108475524 gene encoding glucan endo-1,3-beta-glucosidase 11-like isoform X2 — MDFPEFFCYVSILACLFPIMVNSIGINYGQIANNLPSPEDAVPLVKSIGATKVKLYDADPRVLKAFANTDVEFMVGLGNEYLDKMRDPTNAQAWVKENVQPHLPATKITSIFVGNEVLTLNDTSLSDCLLPAMQSVHAALLNLGLDKQVTVTTTHSLAILQTSYPSSAGAFREDLMDPLCETLNFHQKTGSPFLINAYPYFAYKGNPEQVPLDFVLFQPNQGVTDPQTHLDYDNMLYAQIDAVYSALASLGYMKLPVHISETGWPSKGDEDEAGATPENAEKYNGNLIKLMSGKTGTPMRPNSDLNIYIFALFNENMKPGPTSERNYGLFKPDGTPAYPLGITPNNVVGRNTTVGGGSFGNAVTNPYYPMSSSTGYMSISSTRQRYQLLGHVLLMAPLLMIKTLV, encoded by the exons aTGGACTTCCCTGAATTCTTCTGCTATGTTTCAATTTTAG CTTGTTTGTTTCCAATTATGGTTAATTCGATTGGGATAAATTATGGACAAATAGCAAACAACCTTCCATCTCCAGAAGACGCGGTGCCACTGGTGAAATCAATCGGAGCAACAAAAGTAAAACTTTACGATGCAGACCCCAGAGTCCTTAAGGCTTTTGCAAACACCGACGTTGAATTCATGGTTGGTTTAGGCAACGAGTACTTGGACAAGATGCGAGATCCAACTAATGCCCAAGCATGGGTGAAAGAAAACGTTCAACCCCATTTACCAGCCACCAAAATCACCTCCATCTTTGTCGGCAACGAGGTTCTCACTTTAAACGACACTTCTCTCTCCGACTGCCTTCTCCCGGCAATGCAAAGCGTCCATGCTGCGCTGCTTAACCTCGGACTGGATAAACAGGTGACCGTCACTACAACACATTCCCTTGCCATTCTTCAAACCTCGTATCCGTCTTCAGCTGGTGCGTTCCGTGAAGATTTGATGGATCCTTTGTGCGAAACGTTGAATTTCCATCAAAAAACTGGCTCTCCTTTTTTGATTAATGCCTATCCCTACTTTGCATACAAGGGAAACCCCGAGCAAGTTCCATTGGATTTTGTTCTTTTTCAGCCAAACCAAGGAGTCACCGATCCACAAACCCATTTAGATTACGATAACATGTTGTATGCTCAAATCGACGCCGTTTACTCTGCTTTAGCTTCCTTGGGTTACATGAAACTCCCGGTTCACATATCGGAAACTGGGTGGCCTTCAAAGGGAGATGAAGACGAGGCAGGAGCTACACCCGAAAATGCTGAAAAATACAATGGGAATTTGATTAAGTTGATGTCGGGAAAAACAGGGACTCCAATGAGGCCGAATTCGGATCTTAACATTTACATTTTTGCTTTGTTTAATGAGAATATGAAACCAGGTCCCACTTCAGAGAGGAATTACGGGTTGTTTAAGCCAGACGGAACACCCGCGTATCCTCTCGGGATCACTCCTAACAATGTCGTCGGGAGAAATACGACCGTCGGTGGTGGAAGTTTCGGGAATGCCGTAACGAACCCGTATTATCCGATGAGTTCTTCCACAGGTTATATGTCCATTTCTTCCACAAGG CAAAGATATCAATTATTGGGGCATGTGCTGCTGATGGCGCCATTGTTGATGATTAAAACCTTGGTTTAG
- the LOC108475524 gene encoding glucan endo-1,3-beta-glucosidase 11-like isoform X1, translating into MDFPEFFCYVSILACLFPIMVNSIGINYGQIANNLPSPEDAVPLVKSIGATKVKLYDADPRVLKAFANTDVEFMVGLGNEYLDKMRDPTNAQAWVKENVQPHLPATKITSIFVGNEVLTLNDTSLSDCLLPAMQSVHAALLNLGLDKQVTVTTTHSLAILQTSYPSSAGAFREDLMDPLCETLNFHQKTGSPFLINAYPYFAYKGNPEQVPLDFVLFQPNQGVTDPQTHLDYDNMLYAQIDAVYSALASLGYMKLPVHISETGWPSKGDEDEAGATPENAEKYNGNLIKLMSGKTGTPMRPNSDLNIYIFALFNENMKPGPTSERNYGLFKPDGTPAYPLGITPNNVVGRNTTVGGGSFGNAVTNPYYPMSSSTGYMSISSTRQQRYQLLGHVLLMAPLLMIKTLV; encoded by the exons aTGGACTTCCCTGAATTCTTCTGCTATGTTTCAATTTTAG CTTGTTTGTTTCCAATTATGGTTAATTCGATTGGGATAAATTATGGACAAATAGCAAACAACCTTCCATCTCCAGAAGACGCGGTGCCACTGGTGAAATCAATCGGAGCAACAAAAGTAAAACTTTACGATGCAGACCCCAGAGTCCTTAAGGCTTTTGCAAACACCGACGTTGAATTCATGGTTGGTTTAGGCAACGAGTACTTGGACAAGATGCGAGATCCAACTAATGCCCAAGCATGGGTGAAAGAAAACGTTCAACCCCATTTACCAGCCACCAAAATCACCTCCATCTTTGTCGGCAACGAGGTTCTCACTTTAAACGACACTTCTCTCTCCGACTGCCTTCTCCCGGCAATGCAAAGCGTCCATGCTGCGCTGCTTAACCTCGGACTGGATAAACAGGTGACCGTCACTACAACACATTCCCTTGCCATTCTTCAAACCTCGTATCCGTCTTCAGCTGGTGCGTTCCGTGAAGATTTGATGGATCCTTTGTGCGAAACGTTGAATTTCCATCAAAAAACTGGCTCTCCTTTTTTGATTAATGCCTATCCCTACTTTGCATACAAGGGAAACCCCGAGCAAGTTCCATTGGATTTTGTTCTTTTTCAGCCAAACCAAGGAGTCACCGATCCACAAACCCATTTAGATTACGATAACATGTTGTATGCTCAAATCGACGCCGTTTACTCTGCTTTAGCTTCCTTGGGTTACATGAAACTCCCGGTTCACATATCGGAAACTGGGTGGCCTTCAAAGGGAGATGAAGACGAGGCAGGAGCTACACCCGAAAATGCTGAAAAATACAATGGGAATTTGATTAAGTTGATGTCGGGAAAAACAGGGACTCCAATGAGGCCGAATTCGGATCTTAACATTTACATTTTTGCTTTGTTTAATGAGAATATGAAACCAGGTCCCACTTCAGAGAGGAATTACGGGTTGTTTAAGCCAGACGGAACACCCGCGTATCCTCTCGGGATCACTCCTAACAATGTCGTCGGGAGAAATACGACCGTCGGTGGTGGAAGTTTCGGGAATGCCGTAACGAACCCGTATTATCCGATGAGTTCTTCCACAGGTTATATGTCCATTTCTTCCACAAGG CAGCAAAGATATCAATTATTGGGGCATGTGCTGCTGATGGCGCCATTGTTGATGATTAAAACCTTGGTTTAG